Below is a window of Solanum stenotomum isolate F172 chromosome 7, ASM1918654v1, whole genome shotgun sequence DNA.
TATTCAAATCatctttttagaaataaaaatcatttggTATCAAATATATATCTTGAGGTCTTAAATATGAAATCACGTTGTGTAgggtaaattatatataaaaaaaaagcgCTCTATCAAGATTCTCTAAATACTTGAAGATGAACCCCATTGTGTCCAACAGATAACCCCTCACTGGAATATTGCACTGTGTAGAACtctatatgttgaattttcttgatagattttttctaattttttttaatatatattttatttcttagtgaaaattctgactCTACGACTATTGGGTGAATCTTgttattattatactattaaCTAAGGTTAGTGTaggaattcataaattttaattttgaatccGCAGTTGATAAAAACTACATATGGAAAGGGCATATTATCACACTCTTTAGGGTTTGATCCTTCTCTGGACTTGCGTGAACACGAAATACTTTACGCaccaaatgatttttttttggtctttgCATAATTAATTAACCCCACAACTCACTGAAAAAGTACTGTTAATtaggaaaacaaaaagaatgtaAGTAAGTAGAAGCTtggaataaaatttaaaagccAATAAATAAACAGTACTACtaattaatgattttattatttttaaagaatttatatttatatgcaTGCTGGTCCTGTGCATACACTGTAGTGTCAttacgtatatatatataaatataaaaatttatatactttttattaCTATAAGTGAGAGTCAGTATATTAATTCCACTGTTGTAAGTTTGAGTAGCAAAAGGTCAAAAAAGCAGAATCCAAAGCACTGTTCTAACCCAATCTAAACCCTACTGTTATAAAGCAAACTAACCCTACTTTTGAATAAGACGCGAGCTCGTTTGGTACAATGTATAAAAATAGTATTGAATATAATGTATACATTAATTAGCTAGTATTAGTATTGTTCTAATACACAATATTGAAATCAGAATTTTTGCTAAGGAGATTCAAAATATGAATAGGTGAACATACAAATTAGTCGAAGGGGATTCCGTATTtactatatatgtataaaaaatatttttaatcatatataaataataaatttttctaTTGAAGGAGGTTTAAATGAACATTCCTTTAAAACTAACCTAGCTCCTCCCCTATTTATACACCTTGTTAAACAACCATTAGAAAAGTGTTCACTATCTAGATGAATAAGATGTTGAACTCTTAATTAGCGATTTTGGGTTTAAGTTTGACaatgaagaaaattttgttatgGAGCAAATGTGGAACGAATTTATATTAGTGGGCCCACCGAAATGGTCCAGATATCGgatgagaaacaaaaaaaaaaaatcttatatatGCATTCGCTACCGATAGTTGCCCCTTTAACGAGCCTTGTGAATTTGTATTAATCGAAGTTCAAAAACAGACATTGAATACtgggtgaaaaataaaaaatatcttacaTATGTATCCATAGTATAtacatattgttattttttcaaattacgaATCCCACTCTCATAAATTACGTCCATTCAAATTTTAACAGAGATAAAATATTAGGTGATTTTTTCTCAATTGTGTAATCTTAACAGACAGAGTTACCCATTACTTCTTGCTTATAGGAGAGATAAGTATATCGTAAAacaccaacatgggttgtggtgcactaGTGAgagtgcttcacccttaaccaaAGGTCTCAAATTCAAgtcctgggtatggagaaaatcttgttgggagcgtcaccccaaaaaaaaagtatatcgTAAAACTAGTCAAGATACGCGCAAACTGACTCAAACACCGcgattataaaaaaagaaaggttAAACTATAGTAGTGATTTTGTATTCTCGTGACCTTTCCACTCTTATCTGTCCTTTCTTCACTTTGATCAAATTTGTCCCAAAAACACCCTTCACCTTACACTATTTTTTCCTgtatatcaaacaaaatatcTTTATAATCTTTTCATAATATTActccaatatttttataaagaaaaaagtttctaaaaaaaaatgggtCCATTTTTTCCAGTACTGCTCCTttttcatactcaaatgcaaagCTTTTTTCTCTAAAGAACACGATTCAAATCGAACTCCTCCGCTCCCCCCTCGAAATTTCTGAATATATATAGAGTTTGAACCAAAATTACTGGATTTCAAATGAGTGACGACTCATAAGATTTGATTTGTTGAAATGGAAGATCAATATGGAATGGCAGATCTAAGACAATACATGAACGGTGGGcgttcgattttcggttcgatCCAACAAGTACCACCAGAGCTGTTACCTGCTACTTCTCACCAGCAACAACAACACAGGAATCTCGGGCCGGGCCATCACCAGTATGAGATGGTGATGGGATTGGCCCAAGTTCCTTTGTCTTCATCTGGTCACGGGCTTACTACTCCacatcaccaccaccaccaacatGAGTTCCTTACGGACTCGAGTACTCCTGTAGCTGCTACAGCTACAGCTACAGGAACTACTACTACGAGTGCTGGATTTAGCGGAATGGATCAGATGGAgactggtggtggtggtggtggtggtggagacgGAAGCGGACGGTGGCCGAGACAAGAGACACTTACACTACTTGAAATCAGATCAAGATTGGATTCAAAGTTCAAAGAAGCTAATCAAAAAGGACCCTTATGGGATGAAGTTTCAAGGtaccataaaataaaaatataaacacaaaacctaatattattattattattattattattattattattgtgtgtGTTTTTTATTCACTTGTTATTGTAaaataatttccaaaaaattgttattttgagttattaccttttttttttcttttgatgagGAGAATTTTGGGCTATGTTGTTCCTACTCTTCAAAAACATATATCAACAGTTAcatgttggatcctccaaaaatagtACATTTTCTGGAAGATCCAACACGGGTGGTGCgacaatatttttgaagagttggaGCAACATAGATTTTTGGAAAATCTATACATAATTTTGTGTACACtgttgaaaagaaaaaggaaacaatCAGTTTTCTGGAGAAAAAACAGCACTTTTAAGCAAAAACTCCCACAGTGAATAAGTTGCCAATTTTGTGTTAGAAAATGACACTATACATTGAAGTTCAGTTAGAGAATTAGGTGTTATTTTCATCTTTATTAATACATCACATAccctttttttttgcttcttttttacCTAGATCAAAATTCCTTTTtgcttgtttttcttttgcaaaaataaaaaataaaaatttgtaattaactatatatattCCAAATAGGGGTTTTGTATAGTCTCTATCTCTAGGaaatatcaatatatcatcacGTGACACATTGAATCATTTGGGGATTCAAAATTAGGGTTATGTCATGAAGTATGAAAAAATCTTTCTGTCGATCCATAATTTGTTGAATTATTGTTATTACCTTCCTTCCAAAGTAATCGTAAATTTGTGCACTATATACAATTCGAGatgataattttcaaaaaattaaacttattttcttcCGAGAAATAGTTTCAGAATTAAGTTAAGGATCCCCTTAACATGATTTTGTTACAACGACTCAATTCCAAATAAGTTGTAATTGTAGTTTATAGATTAAACCATTCCTTATTCTTTGATGTCAGAAGTCATTTTGATAtaagattttattttctttcgtCTTAAAATCCCTATATATCTTACTTAGATCATGTCGCTCCAATATTTAAACTTTTGATCAACCTTAGCTTTCTTTAATTTACATCTTTTTACTACTAAAAAATTTCACATTAACTAATTATTATAGGATTATGTCTGAGGAACATGGATACCAAAGGACTGGAAAGAAATGTAGAGAGAAATTTGAGAACTTGTACAAGTACTACAAGAAAACTAAAGAGGGTAGAGCTGGAAGACAAGATGGAAAACACTATCGATTTTTTCGACAACTTGAAGCTTTATATGGTGAAACAAGCAATAATATTTCAACGGAAGTTCTTCAtcagggaagtcattttccttataATTCCGTTAATAACAACATGAATCAAGATGCTCATAATTATCATGACCACGTCCATCAAGCTACTAAGATATCCGATAGCATGAGTCTATCTAATTCATCTGAATTCAATACGACTTCTTCAGATGATAGTGatcaagagaagaagaagaagaggaggggGAAGAGGAGTTTAAAGGCGAAGATAAAAGATTTCATTGATGGACAAATGAGGAAGTTGATGGAGAAACAAGAAGAATGGTTggagaaaatgatgaaaatgattgAACATAAAGAACAAGAAAGGATATTGAGAGAAGAAGAATGGAGGAATCAAGAAACGATTCGTATGGAAAGGGAACATAAATTTTGGGCTAATGAGAGGGCATGGATAGAAACACGTGATGCTGCTTTGATGGAGGCTGTGAACAAGCTAAGTGGTAAAGATTTGAAGAGTAATCTTGATGAAGAAATGGTTGACCAACACTGGCCTGATGGTGAAATAACTAGGTTAATACAACTTAGGACTAGCATGGAATCAAGATTTCAACAATTGGGAATTTCATCATCAATAGATGATCATGTATTATGGGAAGAGATTAGTGAAAAAATGGCAATTTTGGGATATGAAAAAAGTGCTATAATGTGCAAGAAAAGATGGGGTAGCATCAATAGTTACCTAATGAAGtgcaacaagaaaagaaaagaacaaaattcaacaagTTTGTTATGTTACAATAGTAATGTACAAATCAACAATCAATATTATGAAGCTGATGGATCATCATGTTTTAGGTACTTAATGGGAGATCATCATCAAAACTTATGGGAAAATTATGAATTGAAATTAAGCAAAGGTGGTGATGGTGGTGGAAATAATTGAAGATGTGTCGTCACAACAAGACAatttgtaagttttttttttttttttttacttaaaaaaaaaataaagattgatTGACATGAAGTTATTTGTCTTGGGTTGCTAACTGTTTTTGTGGAACATATTATTGATTTGAAGTTAACTTGTCCTAGCTAGGAGGTTGATCAATTTGTCTAcctaattttactatttttatgagATGTTCTATTTATACTTTTGTATTCAAATTAAGTAATCCAATTGTGGTACTTGTTCTCTTCAATTTGCTAATATTTTTGGTGTTTGATTATTTTTGCAATACAATGTTTATCCTTTCTTAATTTGGAGGTGTTTTCATTTgtggaatttgaaattttagaagTTGAGTAATCGCCAATGGATTATTGATCCATTATTCGATAGGGTGTCAGAGATGAGAAATAGTTAGAGTGTTGGATGGTAACaaagtttttatttaaaaaatgttttgatataaaatatttttcgtcATATCGAGCATGTCCTAAGTAAGCCTTTTTCAGAATAACGCTTGCTTTTTATAACTAGGGAGATATGTCAAAACCAGTATGAACCATTAGCTCTTGGTTGGGCCACACAtaatctttcttttcaattatgatcgtttttaatatttaaaagtcGATATAATATTAAATTCGAAAGACATGATTTTCGATATGCATTAAAAAAGGGTTAAGTTTGTCTCATAAAACCGTGTGaatttgggctgttttcaactaAGATTTcacatcaaatatttaaaacacATTTTAGGATATTGTAGcaaatgattttgtttttgtcaaaaaaaaaaaaaaaactattttagcAATTAAAAAGATATTCTTTAATTAACTTTTCATTCATGATAAAGATGATGTGATTATATTCCACTCAAGTGATTTTACTGTACTTTTCTTGTTTTGTCTAACACTAATTGACGCGAATAGTAAAATAACAGCtctatgaataaaaatattaaattagttttataacattttatattCCTCAAATAAGCACTATGTGAGTAatctattataaattttgtACTTGAGAATTTTAGAGATTAATAATAATGTAGATACATAGAATATGGACACCTTCCTACAAATTAAATGTTACATTGTGGTTCTTGAAATATATCACAGCCTTAAACACTATGTGTaggaataatttcaaattatatctTAAACATGAAGGACCTTAATTTCTTTTAAGTAAATTGAAATCATCATTGTTGAATGACAATATTTCATtagtaaaatgaaaattttggcaAACTATTCATCCACACTCATAATGTGGACTACTGTTTAACTCAGTGGGTTTGTCATACTTGTCTTATCTTGTCTGCCACTAATTAGTAAAACGTGATATTATAAGGTTAAGTTAAGCATCTTTATCTTAAAATAAGCTTTTCCCCCCCTCAAAATTGCATCTTAGGATTTACATACACTTTTTATGATAACCCTCCACCAACCCCCACGCCCACCCCAACAGCTTCTTAGGTCTAttacactatttatactagtaaATTTAGCACAATGTATATATGATGTTAAATTAGCACTATATATTATAAACATATCTAAGATTTTATCTCTCAAATAATGCAATAATATATGCAATAACAAGAATCATTAAAAGTTTAATTCTCAAAATATGCAGAAAAATTGAGACTTTCAtgcatttttaattaataagttCTCTGAACTTGTCTTGATTATATAGCTGCAACCACTGGCAAAAAACCATAAATTGGGAATAAATAAgacttgatttttatttttttctatcaaTATGCTAAATCCCAGAGCCAATTGTTATATATTTGGATCAACCAAAGGGAAGAAAAAATTGTTATGTAGGAGGAAGATTAGTTATGTTACTTCATTTGAAGTAGCTTTTGtaatttatttcttgtttttatgTCCAATTCGAAGCAAATCATTTAAACTCCGCTTGCATGAGCTTGATCAGATTATCAATTTCGAGTCtagactttttttaaaaaagacctAATAGTTTGTGGGTGTAGTGACAAATTCTGAGAGATCAATTGTCAAAATccttaaactttaaattttaaatccgcctatattttaagttgtgaattaaatttattatggATGTTAAATACATATGCTTATTTATAGGTGATCTAATAGGGGGGAAAAATTCTTACAATCgtcaataaataaaagttaaac
It encodes the following:
- the LOC125870953 gene encoding trihelix transcription factor PTL-like; translation: MEDQYGMADLRQYMNGGRSIFGSIQQVPPELLPATSHQQQQHRNLGPGHHQYEMVMGLAQVPLSSSGHGLTTPHHHHHQHEFLTDSSTPVAATATATGTTTTSAGFSGMDQMETGGGGGGGGDGSGRWPRQETLTLLEIRSRLDSKFKEANQKGPLWDEVSRIMSEEHGYQRTGKKCREKFENLYKYYKKTKEGRAGRQDGKHYRFFRQLEALYGETSNNISTEVLHQGSHFPYNSVNNNMNQDAHNYHDHVHQATKISDSMSLSNSSEFNTTSSDDSDQEKKKKRRGKRSLKAKIKDFIDGQMRKLMEKQEEWLEKMMKMIEHKEQERILREEEWRNQETIRMEREHKFWANERAWIETRDAALMEAVNKLSGKDLKSNLDEEMVDQHWPDGEITRLIQLRTSMESRFQQLGISSSIDDHVLWEEISEKMAILGYEKSAIMCKKRWGSINSYLMKCNKKRKEQNSTSLLCYNSNVQINNQYYEADGSSCFRYLMGDHHQNLWENYELKLSKGGDGGGNN